Genomic window (Carassius carassius chromosome 36, fCarCar2.1, whole genome shotgun sequence):
attggatgcctgtggtcttcgggctctcagacgacactgcatcactcatcggcatgattgtgtcaatgacattaataaatgggcccaggaatactttcagaaaccactgtcggtaaacacaatccgccgtgccatcagcagatgccaactaaagctctatcatgcaaaaaggaagccatatgtgaacatggtccagaagcgccgtcgtgtcctgtgggccgaggctcatttaaaatggactatttcaaagtggaatagtgttttatggtcagacgagtccaaatttgacattcttgttggaaatcacggacgccgtgtcctccgggcttaagaggagggagaccttccagcatgttatcagcgttcagttcaaaagccagcatctctgatggtatgggggtgcatacggtatgggcagcttgcatgttttggaaggctctgtgaatgctgaaaggtatataaaggttttagagcaacatatgcttccctccaaacaacgtctatttcagggaaggccttgtttatttcagaaggacaatgcaaaaccacatactgcagctataacaacagcatggcttcgtcgtagaagagtccgggtgctaacctggcctgcctgcagtccagatctttcacctatagagaacatttggcgcatcattaaacgaaaaatacgtcaaagatgaccacgaactctttagcagctggaaatctatataaggcaagaatgggaccaaattccaacagcaaaactccagcaactcatagcctcaatgcccagacgtcttcaaactgttttgaaaagaaaaggagatgctacaccatggtaaacatgccccgtcccaactattttgagacctgtagcagaaatcaaaattgaaatgagctcattttgtgcataaaattgtaaactttctcagtttaaacatttgctatgttatctatgttctattgtgaataaaatattggctcatgtgatttgaaagtcttttagttttcattttattaaaattttaaaaacgtcccaacttttccggaattcgggttgtacaattttattaaaattataacattGATAATCTAGAAAAGTTATCTATTCCTATTATGCTTCAGTCCTTATATAAGTTAAGCCTCTCACTTTTATCCCACAGTTTATATTTATCACTTTGAATGGTAATTTGGATAGTAAATTTACCAGGTAAGTGACATCTCAAAGGAGAGATACATGTATGTCCCTCTATTTACTTTTTGAATCACAAAGTGCCAGGATGTGATTCAGCTGCAGACAGTGACTAAAATTAACTATTAAATGGCAAACTGGTGTAAAAATTGCCTTTGGAGAGGAAATAAAACTAGTTTACCAAGAAGAGCAACTGTAAAGTGGTTTGACATTTTTAATTCTCTGAATTCAGCATTGAGAAAATATAAGAACACAtggaaaacattacattacagacTGAgataatgattataaaaaaatgggtataaagaaattatgtaataagaacataaaataaactgttgtcatttatgattattatatgAGTAAATAAAGGTTCCCATATGATTGTGAATTTAATGtgcaaatacacataaaaaataataattatacatgtatatatatatatatttggtgggGAAAGTTTTGCATGCATTGCTTTTTAAGAGttgtttaatttagttatttaaatctTATGATAATTCTTCCAGAATTTAGAGGTTTGTgtactgaaaacattttttaaacggacaaataaatgtatagttatatttattaataacaaaggATGTcagaatgtatttatattttaaaactatttctcAAGCATTGCAAATATACATTGTTATGACCAGACATGAATTGCACCGTCAGAGCCTGCAGACAGAAGGTATTCCCCTTTATAGTCAAAAATGACACTCTGAACAGCATCTTCATGAGCTATGAGACTCGACGTATGTAAAGATGCCACTTCTACAATTTTAACAGTGCCATCATTACTCGCCACCGCTAGAATTCTTCCATTTGGATTGAAGGCCACTTGATTGCTGGGATGAGGCCCAGTGTCCATGGTCACCATTGCTGAGACATTCCTCACATCCCATAATTTGAGCACCCCAAAAGAGTCGCACGAAGCAATTGTGTCACCTGTGGCATTGAAGGTGGCATAGTTGCATGAATGCTTGTGTCCATAGAAAGTCTGGGCACACAGTCCAGCACGGGCATCCCAAAGAGAGAGGGTCTTGTCTGCGGAGCAGGTAAGTAGAATGTTTGAGAAAGGCAAGAAAGAAATGCTGTTCACCGAGTCAACATGCCCACGCAGAGTGCACCGGCAACGCTCGCTATTCAAGTCCCACACTTTAGCCGTGTTATCCAATGAACAAGAGGCCACAAAATCACCACAGGAATGGAAGGAACAAGCCCAGGTGGTGTGAATGTGTCCCTCCAAACTAAGCACACATCGACTTTGAGCAAAGTCCCAAATTTTAACTGTGGAGTCCCCACTTGTGGTCCCCAGGTAACCCCCGCTGGGATGGAAACTACATGATGACAGCCAATCAGTGTGACCCTCGCCAGTCATGATCATCTCTCCCTCTGGTATTCCCCATAATCTCCAAAGCTGGTCATCACTTGAGGAGGCTACTATCATTTTACGAGGATGGAGAGCGAGGAAGCTCACTGCCATCGTGTGCGCTTTAAAAGACTTGAAGAGAGAGAAGTTGGCTGATTTGGTGTTGAGTGAGGAAAGAGCTTTGATTTGTGGCAAGTAGGGATTGACTCGAGTGCTTGCTGGGAATTCAGAGTCTTTAGGATGCCTTGTGTTTTTGTTGGGGTCTTTTATAGCATCATTTGATGCAATGTTGTCACATGTTAGGTGTGCACTTTTTTCTGGACTCTTCTGGATTTTTTCTCTTTGCGCTGCCGTGTTAGCAGATTTCCGGGTTCCTGGGGAATAATGTGCGGTATGAAGAGAGCTGTCTATGTTCTGAACCTGGCTGagagctctgtctctctctagaCTAACCAGCATCTTCTGCCTCACGGCTGTTTGATACTTCTCGTTTAGTTGCCTAAGAGCAGGTTCGTAGGATGCATAGTGTTTCTTCAGCTTTTTAATGTCCTCAACAAGTCTATTCTTCTCTTGAACAACACGCTTGTGCTGCATCCTATGAAAGTCCCTCTCTCTTTGAAGTTTTACTATGGTTTCTCCAGCTTCAAATGCAGCCTGTTTATAACTATCCCGCTCTTTCTGCACGTTTTTCAGCTCGTTGTCCAGAAGCTGGTTGCGTGTATAGACATCAGGGACGAGTTCCATGTGGTCTGTTTTAATTAAGCCGTTGTGTATCATTTCAAACCACTCGATTTGGAAGCAGTCCAATGTTCTTTTCATACCCATCTTTACCAGATAATTGCGGACAAAGTCTTCCACCACCTCAGATATTTTAGGAAATGAATGTTTGGCCGAACTGACCCTCTGAGGCTGTGCTGTGCGTTCGGTGGTATCAGTTTGATCCTGCACTGCTTTAACAGCCGTTTCCAAGTCCTCTTCGCCTTCAGGTATGCTGAGTTCGTCGTCGACGGTCACTTCGTCGTATTTATAGTCATCCTCAGAGTCTTCTGGAATTAAAACTTTCTCTAAGTAATATGGACCGTCATCGGATTTTTCTGCTACTTCGTATCTGACTGCCATTTTTCACGTCGCTTTGTTGTGCTTTACAAAGTTGTGTATTGTTTCCATGGTGACCGTGAGACCGTGACCATGAGAACAGTTTCCGTTTACACACTAAATGATTccatgctatttttttatttatgttttatttaaaatcgaCCTACGTTTTAAAtcgtaaaatatataaaattgacaCAAATATAGAAGttttacaaaaacaataaaatgtacacaTAATTAAGCttacttttaattaaacttttaCATGTTTGACAACGGATATTATTCGTGATTATTGTTTAACCTCACATGCATGTGATTAAAATAGTTAATATAGGTCAATATAAACAGTAGATGGCGCTCAGGGAGCAGTGAATTCCAAACTAAACTGGTTTTAAAAACGGAATgtacaattattataaatatatgacaGTTCTGTAATAATGTTGATAAAGAATTTTGTctatgaaataatattattttctttctttctttctttttgtgttgAATGTCCACGCAAGTTAGTTCAGGTGTAAGGTGTGAGGAATAAAAACACGATATGTTTTGGTAATTTTGTTCGAGGATAAATGAATAGTTATTTAACTGGTTAGTCAATACAGgcaacttttatatattttaatatggtcTATATATTAATATGCACTTACAAAAGTAGCCTAGATATAATAATGACAACAATTATcaatatcatataaaatataatatgaaatgtttaggCAAAATGTATAAAGTTAGAATTGATAAGTATCTTTAAACTGAATCGGACATTCGGAGGCAGAGCCCTTCACTGCAGAACCAATCAGATGTTGAGGCTGAGTTTTGGAAGCTGAATCATCAGTACAAAGGTCGGCGTGCGCGAGCTTTTCCAAAGATC
Coding sequences:
- the LOC132117382 gene encoding sperm-associated antigen 16 protein; the protein is MAVRYEVAEKSDDGPYYLEKVLIPEDSEDDYKYDEVTVDDELSIPEGEEDLETAVKAVQDQTDTTERTAQPQRVSSAKHSFPKISEVVEDFVRNYLVKMGMKRTLDCFQIEWFEMIHNGLIKTDHMELVPDVYTRNQLLDNELKNVQKERDSYKQAAFEAGETIVKLQRERDFHRMQHKRVVQEKNRLVEDIKKLKKHYASYEPALRQLNEKYQTAVRQKMLVSLERDRALSQVQNIDSSLHTAHYSPGTRKSANTAAQREKIQKSPEKSAHLTCDNIASNDAIKDPNKNTRHPKDSEFPASTRVNPYLPQIKALSSLNTKSANFSLFKSFKAHTMAVSFLALHPRKMIVASSSDDQLWRLWGIPEGEMIMTGEGHTDWLSSCSFHPSGGYLGTTSGDSTVKIWDFAQSRCVLSLEGHIHTTWACSFHSCGDFVASCSLDNTAKVWDLNSERCRCTLRGHVDSVNSISFLPFSNILLTCSADKTLSLWDARAGLCAQTFYGHKHSCNYATFNATGDTIASCDSFGVLKLWDVRNVSAMVTMDTGPHPSNQVAFNPNGRILAVASNDGTVKIVEVASLHTSSLIAHEDAVQSVIFDYKGEYLLSAGSDGAIHVWS